A stretch of the Bacillus anthracis str. Vollum genome encodes the following:
- a CDS encoding MFS transporter, giving the protein MGKVKEISKRKLLGIAGLGWLFDAMDVGMLSFVMVALQKDWGLSTQEMGWIGSINSIGMAVGALVFGILSDKIGRKSVFIITLLLFSIGSGLTALTTTLAMFLVLRFLIGMGLGGELPVASTLVSESVEAHERGKIVVLLESFWAGGWLIAALISYFVIPKYGWEVAMILSAIPALYALYLRWNLPDSPRFQKVEKRPSVIENIKSVWSGEYRKATIMLWILWFSVVFSYYGMFLWLPSVMVLKGFSLIKSFQYVLIMTLAQLPGYFTAAWFIERLGRKFVLVTYLIGTACSAYLFGVAESLTVLIVAGMLLSFFNLGAWGALYAYTPEQYPTVIRGTGAGMAAAFGRIGGILGPLLVGYLVASQASLSLIFTIFCGSILIGVFAVIILGQETKQRELV; this is encoded by the coding sequence GTGGGCAAGGTGAAAGAAATTTCGAAGCGAAAGCTACTTGGTATAGCGGGGCTTGGATGGTTATTTGATGCAATGGATGTTGGAATGCTTTCATTTGTAATGGTGGCATTGCAAAAAGATTGGGGATTAAGTACGCAAGAAATGGGCTGGATAGGCAGCATTAATTCAATTGGTATGGCAGTTGGAGCGCTCGTTTTTGGAATACTATCAGATAAAATAGGGCGGAAATCAGTCTTTATTATTACATTATTATTATTTTCTATCGGTAGTGGTTTAACGGCTTTAACGACAACACTTGCTATGTTCCTTGTTTTAAGATTTTTAATCGGTATGGGGCTAGGGGGAGAGCTTCCAGTTGCCTCTACATTAGTATCAGAGAGTGTTGAAGCACATGAACGCGGCAAAATAGTTGTGTTATTAGAAAGTTTTTGGGCAGGTGGATGGTTAATTGCGGCTCTTATCTCGTATTTTGTTATACCGAAATATGGTTGGGAAGTTGCGATGATATTAAGTGCGATTCCGGCGCTATATGCTTTATATTTAAGATGGAATTTACCGGATTCTCCGAGATTCCAAAAGGTTGAAAAAAGGCCATCTGTTATCGAAAATATAAAGTCAGTTTGGTCTGGAGAATACCGTAAGGCAACAATTATGTTATGGATTTTATGGTTTTCTGTTGTCTTTTCCTATTATGGAATGTTCCTTTGGTTACCTAGTGTAATGGTATTAAAAGGATTTAGTTTAATAAAAAGTTTCCAATACGTACTTATTATGACGTTAGCTCAATTGCCGGGTTATTTCACAGCTGCTTGGTTTATTGAACGTCTTGGTCGTAAGTTTGTTTTAGTTACGTATTTAATTGGTACAGCATGCAGTGCTTACTTATTTGGAGTAGCAGAGTCATTAACAGTATTAATCGTAGCAGGCATGTTACTATCCTTCTTTAATTTAGGTGCTTGGGGTGCATTATATGCCTACACACCTGAACAATATCCAACAGTTATTCGTGGTACAGGTGCAGGGATGGCAGCAGCATTTGGTCGTATTGGTGGTATTCTTGGACCGCTATTAGTAGGATATTTAGTTGCTTCACAGGCTTCACTATCACTAATATTTACGATTTTCTGTGGATCCATTTTAATAGGCGTATTTGCTGTAATTATACTTGGGCAAGAAACGAAACAACGAGAATTAGTATAA
- a CDS encoding WecB/TagA/CpsF family glycosyltransferase translates to MQVKTVDILGVPFSTMTMDETIQYLKGQLEVERTHTFQVVTANPEIVMCAKKDEAFYKTLLNTDLITPDGIGVVKASGMLGTPLKERVAGFDLMCNLFAKLSEENKPVSVFLLGAKPHVVQAAADHLTKTYSAVSIVGIQDGYFKQEEEENVVSRIQEAKPDLLLVALGFPRQENFIQTNKHRLETKMAVGVGGSLDVWAGEVKRAPKWIQAIHLEWFYRLCSNPTRWRRQLVLAEFLKEVMRSKK, encoded by the coding sequence ATGCAAGTAAAAACGGTTGATATTCTAGGTGTTCCTTTTTCTACAATGACAATGGATGAAACAATCCAATATTTGAAGGGACAACTAGAAGTGGAGCGAACGCATACTTTTCAGGTAGTAACAGCAAATCCTGAAATTGTTATGTGTGCAAAAAAAGATGAAGCATTCTATAAAACATTATTAAATACAGATTTAATTACGCCTGACGGAATTGGGGTTGTAAAAGCAAGTGGTATGCTGGGCACACCTTTAAAGGAACGTGTAGCAGGTTTTGATTTAATGTGTAATTTATTTGCGAAGCTATCAGAAGAGAATAAACCAGTATCTGTTTTCTTACTTGGTGCAAAACCACATGTTGTACAAGCTGCAGCAGATCATTTAACGAAGACGTATTCAGCTGTATCTATTGTGGGTATACAAGATGGATACTTTAAACAAGAAGAAGAAGAGAATGTTGTTTCTCGTATTCAAGAGGCAAAACCAGACTTATTGCTTGTTGCACTTGGTTTCCCGAGACAAGAGAACTTCATCCAAACGAATAAGCATCGTTTAGAAACGAAAATGGCTGTTGGAGTAGGCGGAAGTTTAGATGTATGGGCTGGAGAGGTAAAACGTGCACCAAAATGGATTCAAGCGATCCATTTAGAGTGGTTTTATAGATTGTGTAGCAATCCAACGCGTTGGCGTCGTCAGTTAGTATTAGCGGAATTTTTAAAAGAAGTTATGCGTTCGAAAAAGTAG
- a CDS encoding O-antigen ligase family protein, protein MLSENSKSNKFENFLLIFILLQPILDLLTAFCIMVLKIDTTIGVITRLFVMFLGGIYILIQTKKQGNIKYILYIILVGIVFTIGLVNNKLTKDPMVLTEEMKFIAKALYPFVMLTCYVFVFKSLKEKSHSKMRNYITYASLIIGVVMVASITTGTDYNSYEWVKLGSRGWFYAGNELGSILAIMCPIVILYSIEKTKSIGKAYYWIPSILVVYSLFAIGTKVGVGAIFGSMAIAVVMCFIQAFTQRKDGKKHAYLLNGFLAMTVFVGILAYTPFSPFMKNMGFHFQLIEQEQSAKKEEKKKEEAKEHKPPVTQQEKEKEKEKEKVAEKKEETQALIFSGRQLFEQMYKDFYNEAPMSQKLLGMGYAGNYKEQPKLIERDFHDWFYSFGIIGFILLVIPFLYFGIKFIACIFTKFKQIFTVKYAMVIAAILLGLGISFMAGHILIAPGVSFYLVVIMAYLIVDLEIE, encoded by the coding sequence ATGTTAAGCGAAAATAGTAAAAGTAATAAATTTGAAAATTTTCTACTAATCTTTATTTTGTTGCAACCGATTTTAGATTTACTTACAGCGTTCTGTATCATGGTTTTAAAAATTGATACGACCATTGGAGTTATTACACGCTTATTCGTTATGTTCCTAGGCGGGATATATATTTTAATTCAAACGAAGAAACAAGGAAATATAAAATATATATTGTATATAATCTTAGTAGGAATAGTCTTTACTATCGGATTGGTAAATAATAAGCTTACAAAAGATCCTATGGTACTTACAGAAGAAATGAAGTTTATAGCAAAAGCTTTATATCCGTTTGTTATGCTTACTTGTTATGTGTTTGTGTTTAAGTCTTTAAAAGAAAAAAGTCATTCGAAAATGCGTAACTACATTACGTATGCATCGCTAATTATAGGAGTAGTAATGGTAGCTTCGATTACTACTGGCACAGATTATAATAGTTACGAATGGGTAAAGTTAGGATCACGCGGTTGGTTTTATGCAGGTAACGAGCTAGGATCTATTTTAGCTATCATGTGTCCAATTGTTATTTTGTACTCAATCGAAAAAACAAAAAGTATAGGTAAAGCATATTATTGGATTCCTTCAATTTTAGTTGTTTATTCACTATTTGCAATTGGGACAAAGGTTGGCGTAGGAGCAATTTTTGGATCAATGGCTATCGCAGTTGTTATGTGCTTTATTCAAGCATTTACACAACGTAAAGATGGAAAGAAACATGCCTATTTATTAAATGGTTTTCTTGCAATGACTGTATTTGTAGGCATATTGGCATATACACCTTTTTCACCATTTATGAAAAATATGGGATTCCATTTCCAATTAATTGAACAAGAACAGAGTGCGAAAAAGGAAGAGAAAAAGAAGGAGGAAGCTAAAGAACACAAACCTCCTGTGACACAGCAAGAAAAAGAAAAAGAGAAAGAAAAAGAAAAAGTAGCAGAGAAAAAAGAAGAAACGCAAGCTCTTATTTTTAGTGGGCGTCAACTATTTGAACAAATGTATAAAGATTTCTATAATGAAGCCCCAATGTCTCAAAAATTATTAGGAATGGGTTATGCGGGTAACTATAAAGAACAGCCGAAATTAATTGAACGTGATTTCCACGATTGGTTCTATTCTTTCGGAATCATAGGGTTCATTTTACTTGTAATTCCATTCTTATACTTCGGTATTAAATTTATTGCATGTATATTTACTAAATTTAAACAAATATTCACTGTGAAATATGCAATGGTGATTGCGGCGATACTTCTTGGATTAGGTATCTCATTCATGGCTGGTCATATTTTAATTGCACCTGGAGTGAGTTTCTACTTAGTAGTAATCATGGCATATTTAATAGTTGACCTGGAAATTGAATGA
- a CDS encoding trimeric intracellular cation channel family protein gives MLLIDIFTFLGIIAAAISGTLVGLKKDLDLFGVLCLAVATALGGGIIRDIMIGNLPPVAFVKPIYFFVSVLSALFTCMFFERINKLQVVIMLSDAVGLGVFTAIGANAAMSHHVDASFLVVSMGVITGIGGGILRDICAQDIPYVFRKEIYAIASILGAISFLITYAMGAHILAFYVCLLVTFIIRVVTVIYNVHFPVFFKTHAKINKGH, from the coding sequence ATGTTATTAATCGACATATTTACGTTTCTTGGCATTATCGCCGCTGCTATTTCCGGTACATTAGTTGGTTTAAAAAAAGATTTAGATTTATTCGGTGTCCTTTGTTTAGCTGTAGCTACTGCGCTCGGCGGCGGTATTATTCGTGATATTATGATCGGTAACCTGCCTCCTGTCGCATTTGTTAAACCTATTTACTTTTTCGTAAGCGTATTATCAGCACTATTTACTTGTATGTTTTTTGAGCGTATCAATAAACTGCAAGTCGTTATTATGCTCTCTGATGCTGTTGGCTTAGGTGTTTTTACAGCTATCGGTGCAAATGCGGCAATGTCACATCATGTTGACGCCTCATTTCTAGTCGTTTCAATGGGAGTCATTACAGGTATTGGAGGCGGTATTTTGCGTGACATTTGCGCTCAAGATATCCCCTACGTCTTCCGAAAAGAAATTTACGCAATCGCTTCTATTTTAGGAGCAATTAGTTTCCTAATCACATATGCAATGGGGGCACACATATTAGCTTTCTATGTTTGTTTATTAGTAACATTCATTATTCGTGTTGTCACTGTAATATATAATGTACATTTCCCAGTTTTCTTTAAAACACATGCTAAAATTAATAAAGGCCATTAA
- a CDS encoding methyl-accepting chemotaxis protein, whose amino-acid sequence MNKLFTLEQELVIAAYESEYERMQKELEKEKEITSMTITHIATELASVSEKTSASIQQLTAKSETIVEIAKTGTSLATTSEEKANKGKEQLNQQNKRMEYIQANMETIITDTHELLDISNKINEIIDIVKSIAEQTNLLALNAAIESARAGEFGKGFSVVAGEIRKLSEQTKESIFNVTKLVEKTNEQIIRVSSSVKQISSLVSEGTDSMSATDQYFQEIVKDMSNSKEQNKKIENELETISQVMKGIQDDSSKMALTADSLQLELNR is encoded by the coding sequence ATAAATAAATTATTTACACTTGAACAAGAACTTGTTATTGCGGCCTATGAATCTGAATATGAAAGAATGCAAAAAGAACTTGAAAAAGAAAAAGAAATAACATCTATGACCATTACGCATATTGCAACAGAATTAGCATCTGTATCTGAAAAAACGAGCGCTTCTATTCAACAATTAACCGCTAAATCTGAAACTATTGTAGAAATTGCCAAAACAGGTACATCATTAGCTACAACATCGGAAGAAAAAGCAAATAAAGGTAAAGAACAATTAAATCAGCAAAATAAACGAATGGAATACATTCAAGCAAACATGGAAACGATTATTACTGATACTCATGAACTTCTCGATATTTCTAACAAAATTAATGAAATTATAGATATTGTAAAATCAATTGCAGAGCAAACAAATTTGCTCGCACTAAATGCTGCTATTGAATCTGCACGTGCTGGGGAATTTGGTAAAGGCTTCTCCGTTGTAGCTGGAGAAATTCGAAAGTTATCGGAGCAGACGAAAGAATCTATATTCAACGTTACAAAGCTCGTTGAAAAAACAAATGAACAAATTATTCGTGTCTCTTCTTCAGTGAAACAAATTAGCTCCCTCGTATCTGAAGGAACAGATAGTATGTCTGCAACAGATCAATACTTCCAAGAAATTGTAAAAGACATGTCTAACTCGAAAGAACAGAATAAAAAAATCGAAAATGAATTAGAGACCATTTCACAAGTAATGAAAGGAATCCAAGACGATTCCTCAAAAATGGCTCTAACAGCCGATAGTTTACAACTGGAACTCAACCGATAG
- a CDS encoding ArnT family glycosyltransferase, with protein MNHIQTNFSSFFSKIMIGAMLAFFVYSCWSAFETSKQFFGGSTTSVTIVLIIFVILMLLVASILQYRFTDKQFLIFLIGTSIVVRLSMVLFVDVPVIDDMKAMFESAKQIAIGNSVENVAQLPFIIYESIIIRVFGDTVFALQLFNILFCTGTAFFIYRIAAMVFGEECGRIASVFYALYIPNIFTSALLTSESLAIFLFYLACYILLYKGLDHPYMWVLSAILFACSNMIFPMGLFLPIFIAVYVLLIELFQSAMKQKVLLKMIGILILFYSAHFGVSYGIQTMGMSQYTVSNETYVQSVLIGKGKNEEKVTKNRSVTEHIDQKQKEMEEERFKLLKPVINQFSDEGIHSILFKCEKLIYIAVTLFMSIALLHFLIKKQQNEGYMLFLLLISGYVLLRLLQVDMTYYNLIVPALFILQSFGVYMSYMYCQKIFFRK; from the coding sequence ATGAATCATATACAAACAAATTTTTCGTCTTTTTTCAGTAAAATAATGATCGGTGCGATGCTCGCATTTTTTGTTTATAGTTGTTGGTCTGCGTTTGAAACAAGTAAACAGTTTTTTGGAGGCAGTACAACAAGTGTAACAATTGTATTGATTATTTTTGTTATTCTCATGCTGTTAGTAGCATCGATTTTACAGTATCGTTTTACAGATAAACAATTTCTTATTTTTCTTATTGGTACATCTATTGTCGTGAGACTGAGTATGGTTTTATTTGTAGATGTTCCGGTAATCGATGATATGAAAGCTATGTTTGAGTCTGCAAAGCAGATTGCAATTGGTAATAGCGTAGAGAATGTTGCGCAGTTACCTTTTATTATTTATGAATCAATTATTATTCGTGTATTTGGCGATACGGTATTCGCATTGCAGCTATTTAATATTTTATTTTGCACAGGGACTGCATTTTTCATTTATCGCATTGCAGCAATGGTTTTTGGAGAAGAATGCGGCCGTATTGCTTCTGTATTTTACGCTTTATATATTCCAAATATATTTACGAGTGCTTTATTAACATCAGAATCGCTTGCAATATTTTTATTTTATTTAGCTTGTTACATACTTCTATATAAAGGCTTAGATCATCCTTATATGTGGGTGCTTTCAGCAATTTTATTTGCATGTAGTAATATGATTTTTCCAATGGGATTATTTCTCCCTATTTTTATTGCTGTATATGTGTTGTTAATTGAACTTTTTCAATCAGCAATGAAGCAAAAAGTATTACTAAAGATGATAGGGATACTTATTCTATTTTATAGTGCCCATTTTGGTGTGAGTTATGGAATTCAGACAATGGGAATGTCACAATATACGGTTTCGAATGAGACGTATGTTCAATCTGTTTTAATTGGAAAAGGTAAAAATGAGGAGAAAGTAACAAAGAATCGAAGCGTAACAGAACATATTGATCAAAAGCAAAAAGAGATGGAAGAAGAAAGATTTAAACTTTTAAAACCAGTAATTAATCAATTCTCAGATGAAGGAATACATTCTATTCTATTTAAATGTGAAAAACTTATATATATAGCGGTAACATTGTTTATGTCTATCGCCTTATTACACTTTCTTATTAAGAAACAACAAAACGAAGGGTATATGTTATTCTTATTGTTAATTAGCGGGTACGTATTGTTAAGACTCTTACAAGTAGATATGACCTATTACAATCTTATTGTGCCAGCATTGTTTATTTTGCAAAGCTTTGGTGTTTATATGAGTTATATGTACTGTCAAAAAATATTCTTTAGAAAATAA
- a CDS encoding acyl-CoA thioesterase codes for MEKKFMRESKAIKTTRVFPNDLNNHQTLFGGKLLAEIDSIASIAAARHSRKHCVTASIDSVDFLTPIHQADSVCYEAFVCYTGKSSMEVFVKVIAENLLAGERRIAATCFITFVALKDGKPSSVPQVLPETEEEHWLHKTGAERAESRKKGRVKSKEMAEVLTLSKPWSM; via the coding sequence ATGGAAAAGAAATTCATGCGAGAATCTAAAGCAATTAAAACAACACGTGTTTTTCCGAATGATTTAAATAATCATCAAACACTTTTCGGAGGAAAATTATTAGCAGAAATTGATAGTATTGCTTCAATTGCAGCTGCAAGGCATAGTCGTAAACATTGCGTAACAGCATCTATCGATTCTGTTGATTTTTTAACTCCCATTCACCAAGCAGATTCTGTTTGTTACGAAGCATTCGTATGTTATACAGGAAAATCTTCAATGGAAGTGTTCGTAAAAGTAATTGCAGAGAATTTATTAGCAGGAGAACGTAGAATAGCTGCAACATGTTTCATTACATTCGTTGCATTAAAAGATGGAAAACCTTCTTCTGTTCCACAAGTACTACCTGAAACGGAAGAGGAACATTGGCTACACAAAACTGGCGCTGAGCGTGCAGAAAGTAGAAAAAAAGGGCGTGTAAAAAGCAAAGAAATGGCTGAAGTTCTAACTTTAAGTAAACCTTGGAGTATGTAG
- a CDS encoding oligosaccharide flippase family protein, protein MQKSIASNIFYKILLNTFNIILPILVGPYAYRTLGATSIGTVNLAETFFNYFFVFAVFGVYQYGLREISLIKNDKKKVSKLFTSLYVINFTTSILALSSFVLFSYIGYGHESLFPVLLIFGFNFISNMFYVEWFNEAYENYDFITKKTVIVRLIYVVLLFSFIHGVDDYKTYAGLLVLSTFLNHSISFVYVKRQVKFDFSDLTIIPHLKPLLLVLIFSNANILYTQLDRLVLGVYVGKEEVAYYVMAFQIMMIINTLMLSVVQVTVPRLSYLSGNASEMEYESLLNKISKVYFITLFPAAIGLMLIAHGAVVIYGGQQFAAAGNTLIVFAFYMITVGIESILSNQIIYVKKKESILVRFLFICGFINLASNIALIFFHVLTPTTAIFTTTIANCFLITFEYIYVKKKLKVNYTLFDIQKLKYLFYSLTFIPIAFVIDMIVSGQILQVILVIITCGLTYALILFITKDEILFSLLEKILARFKKA, encoded by the coding sequence ATGCAGAAATCAATTGCTTCAAATATTTTTTATAAAATACTGCTCAATACGTTTAATATTATCCTTCCAATTTTAGTTGGTCCTTACGCATATCGAACGTTAGGAGCAACTTCAATCGGAACCGTTAATCTTGCTGAAACTTTTTTCAATTACTTCTTCGTGTTTGCCGTATTTGGCGTATATCAATATGGTTTACGCGAAATTAGCTTAATTAAAAACGATAAGAAGAAAGTTTCTAAGTTATTTACAAGTCTCTATGTAATTAACTTCACAACTAGTATTTTAGCTTTATCATCCTTTGTGCTCTTTAGCTATATTGGATATGGACATGAAAGTCTATTTCCTGTTCTTCTTATTTTCGGTTTTAATTTTATATCTAACATGTTTTATGTGGAATGGTTTAATGAAGCATATGAAAATTATGACTTCATCACTAAAAAAACAGTTATCGTTCGATTAATCTATGTCGTACTTCTTTTCTCTTTCATTCATGGGGTTGACGATTATAAAACATATGCTGGTTTATTAGTATTATCAACATTTTTAAACCACTCTATTAGCTTTGTATATGTGAAACGCCAAGTGAAATTTGATTTTTCCGACTTAACGATTATTCCTCATTTAAAACCGTTACTATTAGTATTGATTTTTTCAAATGCTAATATTTTATATACTCAATTAGATCGTCTTGTTTTAGGAGTATATGTTGGAAAAGAAGAAGTTGCATATTACGTAATGGCTTTTCAAATTATGATGATTATTAACACACTTATGTTAAGTGTTGTACAAGTAACCGTTCCAAGGCTATCTTACTTATCAGGAAATGCATCTGAAATGGAGTATGAATCTTTACTAAATAAAATTTCAAAAGTATATTTCATTACCCTATTCCCTGCTGCAATTGGTTTAATGCTCATTGCTCATGGAGCTGTTGTTATTTACGGTGGACAACAATTTGCTGCAGCTGGTAATACATTAATTGTCTTCGCCTTCTATATGATTACGGTTGGTATTGAGTCCATTTTATCGAATCAAATTATTTATGTGAAAAAGAAAGAAAGCATTTTAGTGCGATTTTTATTCATTTGCGGATTTATCAACTTAGCATCTAATATTGCACTCATATTCTTCCATGTACTTACACCAACAACAGCGATTTTCACAACAACAATTGCGAACTGCTTCTTAATTACATTTGAATATATTTATGTGAAAAAGAAACTAAAAGTGAATTATACGTTATTCGATATACAAAAACTTAAATATCTATTTTATTCCCTAACATTTATACCGATAGCATTCGTTATTGATATGATTGTATCTGGACAAATACTACAAGTTATCCTAGTAATAATAACGTGTGGATTAACGTATGCCCTTATCCTCTTTATAACAAAGGATGAAATTCTCTTTTCGCTACTTGAAAAGATACTAGCACGATTCAAAAAGGCTTAA
- a CDS encoding glycosyltransferase family 2 protein, with protein MKFSLIMATCGRRDDILDLLKSLEQQTYKNFELIVVDQNDTPISDLFDEYKDKFSINYIYTPIKGLSRARNAGLKVADGDFIAFPDDDCIYEKNVLESILETFNSNKDVHFISTNTTNVEGTGSLIHAPNTDIILNNKYGFMGPSFTLFFTKQFVQDVGTFDEDLGVGSGTIYGAGEETDFVLRGMKQNYTGLFRKDLFVYHPVKEEIINEQSLKRAISYAGGFGRIIRLHYGFPYFLRAVAAATFRMTQNISNDKRKFHANRLRGIVRGYLK; from the coding sequence TTGAAATTTTCTTTAATCATGGCTACTTGTGGCAGACGTGATGATATTCTTGACTTACTAAAATCACTTGAACAACAAACTTACAAAAACTTTGAACTTATCGTAGTAGATCAAAATGATACGCCAATCTCTGATTTATTTGATGAATATAAAGATAAATTTTCTATTAATTACATTTATACACCTATTAAAGGACTATCAAGAGCTCGCAATGCGGGCTTAAAAGTAGCAGATGGCGATTTTATCGCTTTTCCAGATGATGATTGTATTTATGAAAAGAATGTTTTAGAGAGTATATTAGAAACTTTCAACTCTAATAAAGATGTGCATTTCATCTCAACAAACACGACAAATGTTGAAGGAACTGGTTCTTTAATACACGCACCGAATACAGACATTATTTTAAATAATAAATATGGATTCATGGGGCCTTCTTTCACCCTATTCTTCACAAAGCAATTTGTACAAGATGTAGGTACATTTGATGAAGATTTAGGTGTTGGTTCTGGAACGATTTATGGAGCCGGTGAAGAAACTGACTTTGTGTTACGCGGTATGAAACAAAATTATACTGGTCTATTTAGAAAAGATCTGTTCGTATACCATCCTGTAAAAGAGGAAATTATTAATGAACAATCATTAAAACGTGCCATTTCTTATGCTGGTGGTTTTGGTAGAATTATTCGCTTACACTATGGATTCCCTTATTTCTTGCGTGCTGTCGCTGCTGCAACATTCCGTATGACACAAAATATTTCTAATGATAAACGCAAATTCCATGCAAATCGCTTACGCGGAATTGTTCGTGGATATTTAAAATAA
- a CDS encoding ABC-F family ATP-binding cassette domain-containing protein, with protein sequence MSLLTVEKLGHTFGDRTLFKDVSMRLLAGEHVGLVGANGVGKSTFMNIITGQLIHDEGRVEWTPGTNYGYLDQHTILTPGRTIRDVLADAFLPLFEKEKALNEVTEKMGTATPEELEELLEQMAEIQDALEAGGFYLLDIKIEEAARGLGIDAIGLDRDVVALSGGQRTKVLLAKLLLEQPEVLLLDEPTNYLDVEHIHWLTNYLKEYPHAFLLISHDTEFMNKCVDVIFHLEFTKMTRYTATYEKFLELAEINKNQHINAYEKQREFIKKQEDFIAKNKARYSTTGRAKSRQKQLDRMERIDRPETAIKPEFSFKESRASSRFVFEGENVEIGYTHPLLPKLTMTIERGEKIAIVGCNGVGKSTLLKTILGKIKPLSGKTSLGDFLNPSYFEQEVKADNITPIDDVWNTFPSLDQHQIRAMLAKCGLKNEHISRPLNQLSGGEQAKVRLCKLMGEESNWLLFDEPTNHLDVTAKEELKKAMKAYKGTILLVCHEPVFYEDWVTKTWDVEKWAQENS encoded by the coding sequence ATGAGCTTATTAACTGTTGAAAAATTAGGCCATACATTTGGTGATCGTACATTATTTAAAGATGTATCCATGCGCTTACTTGCAGGAGAACACGTTGGATTAGTTGGAGCAAACGGTGTTGGTAAATCAACATTTATGAATATAATTACTGGTCAGCTTATCCATGACGAAGGTCGCGTTGAATGGACACCTGGTACGAATTACGGTTACTTAGACCAGCATACTATTTTAACACCTGGTCGCACAATTCGTGATGTATTAGCAGATGCGTTTTTACCTTTATTTGAAAAAGAAAAAGCTTTAAATGAAGTTACAGAGAAAATGGGAACTGCTACACCAGAAGAATTGGAGGAACTTCTTGAGCAAATGGCAGAAATTCAAGATGCTCTTGAAGCAGGTGGCTTCTATTTATTAGATATTAAAATTGAAGAAGCAGCGCGTGGTCTTGGAATTGACGCAATTGGGCTAGATCGTGATGTTGTGGCATTAAGTGGTGGACAACGTACAAAAGTATTACTTGCAAAGTTACTACTTGAGCAACCAGAAGTACTACTATTAGATGAGCCTACCAACTATTTAGACGTTGAACATATTCATTGGTTAACAAATTATTTAAAAGAGTATCCACATGCGTTCCTATTGATTTCCCATGATACGGAATTTATGAATAAATGTGTTGATGTTATTTTCCATCTAGAATTCACAAAAATGACGCGTTACACAGCAACATATGAAAAATTCTTAGAGCTAGCAGAAATCAATAAAAATCAACATATCAACGCCTATGAAAAGCAGAGAGAATTTATTAAAAAGCAAGAAGACTTTATCGCCAAAAATAAAGCTCGTTACTCAACGACTGGCCGTGCAAAGAGCCGTCAAAAACAACTTGATCGTATGGAGCGTATTGATCGTCCTGAAACAGCTATTAAGCCTGAGTTCTCCTTTAAAGAAAGTCGTGCAAGTAGTCGATTTGTCTTTGAAGGGGAAAATGTAGAGATCGGGTATACACATCCGTTATTACCGAAATTAACAATGACAATTGAACGTGGCGAAAAAATTGCAATTGTTGGATGTAACGGTGTCGGTAAATCAACACTGTTAAAAACAATTTTAGGTAAGATTAAACCATTAAGCGGAAAGACAAGTCTTGGTGACTTCTTAAATCCATCATACTTCGAGCAGGAAGTAAAAGCTGATAATATAACACCAATTGATGATGTTTGGAATACATTCCCTAGCTTAGACCAACATCAAATCCGTGCAATGTTAGCAAAATGCGGTTTAAAGAATGAACATATCTCTCGTCCACTGAATCAATTAAGTGGTGGCGAACAAGCAAAAGTTCGTTTATGTAAACTAATGGGTGAAGAAAGTAACTGGTTACTCTTTGATGAGCCAACAAACCACCTTGATGTTACAGCAAAAGAAGAGCTGAAAAAGGCGATGAAAGCATACAAAGGAACAATTCTTCTTGTATGCCACGAACCTGTTTTTTATGAAGATTGGGTAACAAAAACTTGGGATGTAGAGAAATGGGCCCAAGAAAATTCTTAA